One Drosophila subpulchrella strain 33 F10 #4 breed RU33 chromosome 2R, RU_Dsub_v1.1 Primary Assembly, whole genome shotgun sequence genomic window, CAATAGTTTTGGCCCATATAACGTTGGTTTATGACCTTTCTTGAGCCACAAAACTTTTGGCCATTGACACTTGAGTGTTGGGTTCCTTGAAATTGGCTTAAACAATAAATGACTTGACAGGGTCGCAAAGCTGACTCACTGATGGCGGATCAGAAGTTTGGGCTTTTGGGTGGGGCAATCTTGGGCACTCACCCAGATTGCGAGTCATTTTCAATGTTCGTTACGGTTATGTAAGACCCCCAACTCTAAATGACGCACACCCGATAAAAGTGGATATAAAATCAGCATAATTCCCGACACTCTGCCAGTATTATAGCGAAATTCCAGATTGGTTTAGACCCATATTTTAATTACACGCCCTTGCAAATTGATTCGTTTTCATCTAAATTCTCAATGGTTGTTACTCCGTCTCTGGGGCCCATAATTGACTCATTTACTTGCATTTCGCTGGGGGAGCTGCTTAAATGCAATCTGGCTGTCTGCGGTTGTTTTGTTCAGTTTTGTATTGCATGTTGCATGTTGCTGGTGGGCTGTTGCATGTTGCTCAGGGCTCATTGTCGTCGCTGGGGCGTGCAGTTGCACTTGTCGTTGGCCATAAATTAAAGTTCGGGCTCCCCTTTCTGGTGGAAAATATTTGTCGcatgccaaaaaaaatttacaagCGACAGCATTTTCAACATGTTGGCTGCAGAAATTGCATTTCATGGCCTGTCTGGGTTATTGGATCCCCACACAAGATTGTAGTCTTTGCAGCTGTTACTCAAAAGGGAGGATGAGTGGGTGGCTTCCGGAAAACGGTTTCCTTGGCAATGGTCAGTCAAGTTCAAGTCAAGGCTAAGGACAAAAAGGAACAGCTTTACTGGAGCTTAAAAGTGGCAGCAGCTGGGAAATAAGCGCCAGGAGAAACTTAAGAAGTACACAGAAGTGTATACCACCAGGACAATCTAAGACTTAACTGatacatttaagaaaaataagaCCATATCATAATATACAAAACAACATCAATATACCGATAGATTGCATGACACTTAAATTACAGATTTTACATTATTTTCTCATTAAATTTCCGATCAATCATTAAAAAACCGAAatcgaaattctgaaatcttaaaaaatgCTGCTGCCGAGCTATAATCTGTCTCACATAATTTTCTCATtgatttttcgatcgttcctatgacagcaATATTATGTAGTCGTCTGACTAAAAACAAGTTGAATCTaagttttgaaaattataatatcCCCATAGTGGAAGAGAATAGGATCAAAAACAACCAAGTTGGACTTTTTCATAGTTTTTTCGATCcgtcctatgggagctataggatATATTGGTCCAATCCGGCTCATTCCGGCTGAAATACTGTACTACCTATAATTGCAAGAAtatttttgggaaagttttatCTGGATAGCTTTGAAACTGAGAGATACATACGTTTGCGTAAAAACGGACTGACAGACGGATATGGATATATCGATTCGTCTACTGACGCTGATCAAGACATATACTTTGTAGGGTTGGAAGAGACTCCTTCACtgtgttgcaaacttctgaatgaAATTATATTGCCCTTTTCAAGGGTAAAAAATACACAATCCAATCATGTATACAAGtggaataatttaaaattagaaaagtATTCAAGAACTAACTGAATCTACAGACTTTCTTAAAATCTCTCTCATGTATTGCTCTTAATTCGGAATGCTTTCGCTTGGCGCAAAGAAATTCATTAAGAGGACTTGTTGGGCAATTGTAGGCGGGCAACTTTGGGCCAATAAATCCTTCCTAGCTGTCACCAAATTCCTTGGAGTCATGCTCCTTTTGACAACCTGCTAGGTAGAAGATAAGCACGAAGACATTCACTTCAGCGGAGGGACAACTCCCTTCGTGACGTAGACAAATTAGTGCAGTTTAAATTAGCAGGCGACTAATTTGATTACGAGCTGATGAAAAATGTTCCGTCTTGTCAGGGGGATTTTAATAGGCGGCAGACAATTTTCAGGAAAACGCCCCTGAAGTTTGCATATAATTAAAACACAATTCAAAATGCAAGCAGACAGACGAAGCACACAAAAAATACATGTTTATTTTTAGCAAAACTACAGTGCATATATTCCTAATTGCCACTGGAATTTGTCTGCTTTTCTTTGACAAATTTTCTCACAAATATTGACAGGGATTTtgattgcaaaatgcaaaagtCTTGCATCTCAGCCACAGGCCAAAAATgttgaataaatatttatccaGCAAACAATAATGACTCGCtccaaatggaaaatgaaatggGAGAGTTTGTTATTGATTCAGCTTCTGGCTTAATTAAGTGGCAGGGTGAAATACTCCGAAAATGATTTACTATTTCAAGGGGCGAAAGTGCATTAAAGCGAGCCAAAGATAAACACGAGGAAACCCTAATGACCATATATTCGGAACATAGGTAAGTAATACTTGGCTCATCAATCATCCGCTGTGTGAAACTTTTAGCGAAAACGTTTAAACGTGACTTCCGACTTTGGGGAGCAGAATGCCGAAACCAGAAACCCCAAATCGTGTGCTGATGTTGCTTCCCCCTAAGTGAAGTATTTATTACAGCCATGTATTTCTATCTATGCCAGCGCAAGGTGCCAACTCTTGTGGCCATTTCCATTTCGGGACTGGCCCCCAAAATAGTCTGCTGAACCCGGCATAAATCAATTATTTTGGGATAGCCGCTTAACGGCCGATTCGCCGCCGGCCTGCACTCGTAAGGTAAGCAGCCCCCTATCGTCCCCTCATATCTGATGCATTCACATGCTCGCCTGCACTCGTAAATTGCACTGAACCCTTTTAAGCGTTCCGCGAATTCGATTTGACCTTTCGTCTGAACTTTTCGGATTTTTTGCGATCCGATCTGCGGGGTAAACACGACTGCCAAAGCGTAATTGTCCATAATGGAACCATATTACATCGGTTTTAAAAGTTTAACCGAATTTTGTTGAATATTTGACCCTGTTAACAGAATGAACAAAAAGAACTCAGCAACCAACGTAACTTATTAACTAATTGCCAGATTAAATAAAGTTACACTGAGAATACATCTTCAAAATCATGGGTGCCACTGGAGTGGGTGTGGTAAAGGGCTTTAGATAATTTTATATTGACAAGTATTGacaaattaagaaaaaatgttataaaaaattagaactttttagtattactcattaaaaagttataagcaagAAATGGAGCCGACTCCAGAAGAATCTCGTGTGTAATCTGAGTACCATCTAATAATTATATCATCTTTCTTAGGGCCTTTTGGCTGTAAGCTAGTGTAATCGAACCATTCGACTACAGCACTCTCGTCTTATTGTTGTTGAAGGTTTACAGGCGCCACCTATCGGAAAGAGTGCTGCCCATCATGAGAATACAAAGCGCGCCTCTTTTCAAAATTGTAAAAGCCGCAAAAATATCCCAAAATACATTCATATTGCACAAGTACTTGTTTAACAATCTATATTTTCTTGGAATAACTTGCGATATCTTAAGAACGGATACATTTAATACAAATGATTGTAGGAAACGAGATTTTATCACTTTGGATTGCAATAATCCAGTTTCATATACCTACACTAAAAACCTCGAAACtgtgtttatattttttctctTTAATCTTGTTTTAGAGATTGACTTTGCAAGTGGCCTGGTGGCGTTTCTTATCGCGTCGCTGGCACTCTGCGCTGCAGTAGGACGCAGTAAAGCAGCAGTCGAAGACGGCCTCTTGCAGGCAGAGATAGCACCAATGCTTCCTTTTAACTTCATCCAGCTTCTTTTGCATGGCGGTCAGCTCGCTCTGGCAGTTCAACAGATTCTCGTGCGCCTGCACTATTTCGGCGGTTAGATTTTCATAGGTAACTAAGTCAGAAATGCCACGGATGGGCACTGGTGATGGGGTATCTGGAGCGCTGAAATTAAGCCTTCTCTTCTTTGCAGTGCCGAGAGTGGCCGGAGTCGGAGGTCTTCCTCGCTTGCCAGTCGAAGTAGTTTCTGTTGATTCCGTGCAATGGGAAAGGGCTACCTGGATGAGATTCTCGGCAACTATGGGATCTGCATGGAACCCAAACAACGAGGCGGAATAGTGTGACAAGATCATGTGGCACTGCAGTTCCCTTAAAGCTGCACTCAGGGCTCGAGAGTTCCGTGGCTTGAAATGCGACTGAATGTCGGACTCTATGGGAGTAATATCACGTTCAGAGATGAGTGCCCGGGAATGAGAACCACCGAAAAAGCGGACATCGTACTTGATGGGCTGCCTTCTTGACACGCTCATGACCTGGTGAAAAATAACTATAGTATAACATTGCTATAAAGTTTAAAACACTCTTCGAATATCTACCTTTGCAGGCCAGGGTGGCGAACCCGTTTGTTTGGCAAAAACCAACTCGTGCCGCTGAAGACAGGGCTTGGCGAACCAAAGCTGAGACAGACTAGCCTCGTTGGAATACCTATAGCAGTCGGGACATCGTCGTATTTCCCGGATATCGTGCGTCACATCCCTCAACAACCACTTGGTGGCATTGTACTCGACGCTTTTGGGCCCAAAAAATACTGCAATGTTGTGTTGCAGATCGAGCAGGTCCATTAGAAACTCCGCCAAGTACTTATACTTCTCAGTCTCGATGTTCCGCTCGATGTCGGACAGCCCCAAGATCTTTGTCTTAAAAATGGTGCGCTTGACCAGCGTCTTGTCGCGTTCGTTCCAGTGCTTGGCCATGTACTTGGAAACGTCCATGGATATCCAGGAGTAATGCTTTTCCCAAGAGTATCTCAAAAGGCAGCCCAGTTCCTGTTTTTCCAACTGCGGTGGATTGAGGAGAGCGGCCAGGGCGAGTAGACGGCAACGTGTGCATCGCTGTAGATCACTGCCCTCATCGCTGTCCGAACTAGTCTGCACTTCATCCTTGACCCTGGCCTGCTTTCGCTGGCGGGCGCCCTTCCGCTCGCTCACAAAGAATACATCGTCGTCCCACTCGGGGCTCTCGTGCTTAAGGAATTCCGGAGTGGCTATTGGTTCCTGACTGATGTTGCTATTGTGATCGAGCAGGAGCTTTGGCGTGGGTGTCCGGGCAGCCTCTAAGTTCGGGGTGCTGTGCTCCGGCTCCTTGTCCGACTCGCTGACCGCTGACGGAAACCGGTAGGGCTGATTCTTGTCCGAGGGCACCGAGTAATTGGGCTTCTCGGGATCCTTTCGCTGGCAATCCTCGTGAAAGCAGCGTTCACAGGACGCGCATTTCTTCACGACTCCTGGCAAATGGCACTCGAAGCAGTAGGGATCTCCCGTGGGACTGGGCAGGCTGCTCACCTTCTGGCAAAAGGTGAGGGTCAGCCGCTTGGCCCTTCCGTTGGCTGCTCTTGGCACCAGTATGCCCCGCTCCATCGCATTCTTCACCGACAAACTGGCTGCCTCTGGGTGGAGTTGTTAAACTTTGGATTGGATTGGGTTAAAATGATTCACCTACCAGCACTCATGGAGTTAAGCAGGGAGCGTTCTAGGACAGCCACTGGCTGGCCAACGCCCTTCTTCAGCTTGTCCATCCAAATTCGGATGGCCAATGGCGGAaaatcgctggccatttcatCTGCGTTTTAATGTTTTTCTGGTGAACGGAGTAAAGTGGAATCAATCTTTGGCGAAGTGGAGAAACATCGATAAACTTCGATGTTGTTCCATTTTGTAGTTCCCTCCTGATATCGATGTTTTGGCAAATGATGTCGATGTTGTATCGACTTTTAAAAATGAGCTGTAAAGTATATTAcaacttatattttttgttcaatGCGGCAGTGTTGTCTGCGAGCAACAGCCATATCATTAATCagatgtttaaaaataaaaaagctaTTAAACATACGAATCCCTTGTGTCAATTGTTATAGGTTTCAAAACATATGATTCAAAAAATTAGTAAATGTTCGCTAAACCATAATTTTGTGGTACAAAAATACTTCAGGGAGGGAGTTTTACCAGTTAAGGGAAGTGTTTGAAACAAATAATGCAAAATAAATAGTGCAGTGCTTTCGTACAATCTTATTGTTtgaagtatttttttttgcactaATAACTGCATCCATTGGATCGCACTTCCGACAATTCTACaataatttaaacaaataaatattataattagaGTATTTGCACCCAAATATAACGGCCGATACGCTCGAGAAAGTCATGGAAAATGCTCCAAAACTGACACTTTTTGCCATCAACAACAAAGGTGGCAATTTGGTCGATGTTGTATTCAAAACCTAACTCAAATGAATTGTAAAAGATCAAtctaaataaacataaaacattttcaatgaatttttgtttttgaatgtGAATTCCTTTCACCCAGCCAATCTATTAACAAGGATTATTATTTGAGCGTTGTTCGACGTTTGCGAGAAGCAGTTCGTGTAAGAAGACCAGAATTATGGAATATAACACGTCTTGGTTTTTGTGACAACCACCGTATTTGCCTGATTTAAGTCCGTGTGACTTCTGGCTATTTCCACATCTAGAGAGACTTCACCAGGGAACGCGTTTCAAGTCAAATGCGGAAATAacaaaaattgaagaaatCGCTGATGGCTATTACTGGAAATGGACTTTTAGGCATATTTCGGTGATTGGAAATGTGCTGCCCTAAGtgtattttaaatacttaCAAACAAATTGATCATACTTTTTGCCACAGTAGTAAACACCTGTAACCAAAAAAGTTgtggtttttatacccttgcagagggtataatgattttagtcagaagtttgcaacgcagtgaaagggacgtttccgaccccataaaatatatattcttgagaagcatcactagacgagtcgatctagccatgtccgtctgtccgttttgacgcaaactagtctctcagttttaaagctatcctTAAAGCTAGCCTTCCCAAAATTcttatttctattgcaggtagtatataagtcggaacgacCCGGATCGGGCAACTATATCCTACACCTCCCATAGAATtgatcaataaatatttttttttaatttaagaatattataacttttgtttttcataACATATTCAAAATCGGGCGACTTTTTAGCATATATGTATTTAGCTGCCATGGGAACGACCTGAAAGGGTAAAGAAACTtcagcttgccgaagttacaatttattttacgttaaaaaataagaaataaaaaaagaacaagTACATAATGTACAgcttattttaaattacaagAAATAAGAGCAGGAAAAGaagctatagtcgagtacctcgattaTAAGATAAGTAGCCTTTAAGTCGGTTTCGGTTGCAGGAATGCCGGaacgaaaataaaatttctgcACAAAAAATAGGGAAATTGTCGAAAATTCTGGTGTTCAGCTTCTCCCTTGCCCTAGCCTCACTGATTGGATGTTATAGATTTCAGGGACCCCTTCATTTAGTTATTATCCCACACACTTTCTCCTTATATAATGATAATTACATCAATGATACACTTTTAAAGTTGACACATCGCTTAAACCTATATAGGCTTTCCCCAGAATTCACCTGGAATCCGATGTGTGGACGACTCTACTCGGAGGCCATAAAACAATTAGATAATCACCAACTCTTGCCGACACAATTCTGTGAAAAAGTGCACAAAACAAGAGATTACACTTGAATCACAGGCCTTAAAAGGGCTTTCTACTGCAGCACAGTGACTCTCTAAAGGTGAGATAGCTCCATTCCCACTATACTATTACTGTGGCCAGTAGCAGATCGCGATAATGGATCAATTGTTTATAGACCTCTCGGCAAGTAAAAGTAAATCAAAGACAAGGCAAAATATAATTCGAATTGGATCGGTCGCAACAAGTGCCGAGATCTCTGATGGAGGTTTATGGTTTTATGATTATTGCCGCGATAACGGCAAACGATCTGCGTAGCCTCGCCGGCACTCAAGAACTGGAGGCGGAGGCCCCTGTAATCAGGGAAGTGGGTTCTTGTGATATCAGTATAAAAGCGAAAGGTACACCAATCGCTCCGCAGTCATCTAACGATTTCGCGTCCAGGCACTCCTGACGACTTTTAGTCCGACGTGAAATAACAAATATATCATTAACATGGGTTTCGACACCTCAGAGGATAAGGCAAGGCGTAAGTGACTAATCCAAGAGACAGTCGATGTGTTTTGAGTTTCTGTTCAAGTGCAATTAGCTAAACCGTGCGAAATACAGTCGAAGTAGTGCATCATACAAAGTgtagtttatatattttgagttatatttacttacatttgtaaaatgtaaaatattgcATTATCAAAATATCGATTTGGGTCAATATTCAGTCTGATACAATGAAATTTTGatatcataataattaaaagagAGGCGTTAGCATGTTTACTTCTTCTAAATTATCTGGTATCAGATTGATCCACGAAAATACGATCTAAAGAATATCTTTTACAAAATATGGGCTACAAAGTTCTGTTGCCAGAAGGTAAAATAAGTTTGGAAAATATTACCAAAGCTGGACTGCCTTCGTATCCAAAGGGTTAACGAGTGATTCTGTGGGTCTCCGGTCAATGTGACAGATCTTCATCGGAGTCTTATACAGAACCAACAGCTAATTATAGGTTATTGATAGGAAATGGACGACGTATGTTATGACAGAAATCCAAGATTATAGTGTACATACTTATATCACTGATAATCTTCATAATACCCCGCCGCCGCTTTAAGAGGTGTTGGTCTTATACGATCGCTGTCTTTCTGTACTATAACTGCACTTTACGACACACCAGACCTACCCTAAGAGATGGTTCCATTGCGAAACAAACGTCTGGCTATATTTGCAAACCATATCTGGTCGTATTGTACATATATCAGTCACTTGCTGAGACTAGAGACTTTATGAAGATCATCAAGAGTTAAATACGTTTGACACAAAGAAAATACTTATTATCTTTTGTGAGGACTGTACATCTTCAAGGCCACAATTTTTGGGGGACTTAATCTCACGGTCCATCGAGTTCATAAGAGGCAATTAAAGTATACGACTCTGCTCACACATTCTGCCCCCTCTCAAATCTACTCCACTGTCGCCATCGAGAACTTTTCCATTGAGAGTGAAGCGGCTTTTGTTTTCCTCATTGGCAGGCGTTAATGATaatgacaatattattataataaaactcACAGAGCTCTGTCGGAACCGTTAATTAATGGAAAAGTCACTATCAGAGCATTGTTAAACGgcaataaaatgtaaattgaGTAAAAAGGGTCCCAGAAATAATCAAGCCAGTGACAAACAATTCGCACAGTACATTTATAATGAGGCAATCAATAAATCGTATGGCCAGACGCCCGTTAAATCCGTAACTAATCAAACATGGTTTATTATTCCAACGGAGAAAGAAGGCCCCTGCTAGTGCGCGTATTTCCAAATCCGCTCAGGAAAATAGCCT contains:
- the LOC119551704 gene encoding uncharacterized protein LOC119551704; the protein is MASDFPPLAIRIWMDKLKKGVGQPVAVLERSLLNSMSAEAASLSVKNAMERGILVPRAANGRAKRLTLTFCQKVSSLPSPTGDPYCFECHLPGVVKKCASCERCFHEDCQRKDPEKPNYSVPSDKNQPYRFPSAVSESDKEPEHSTPNLEAARTPTPKLLLDHNSNISQEPIATPEFLKHESPEWDDDVFFVSERKGARQRKQARVKDEVQTSSDSDEGSDLQRCTRCRLLALAALLNPPQLEKQELGCLLRYSWEKHYSWISMDVSKYMAKHWNERDKTLVKRTIFKTKILGLSDIERNIETEKYKYLAEFLMDLLDLQHNIAVFFGPKSVEYNATKWLLRDVTHDIREIRRCPDCYRYSNEASLSQLWFAKPCLQRHELVFAKQTGSPPWPAKVMSVSRRQPIKYDVRFFGGSHSRALISERDITPIESDIQSHFKPRNSRALSAALRELQCHMILSHYSASLFGFHADPIVAENLIQVALSHCTESTETTSTGKRGRPPTPATLGTAKKRRLNFSAPDTPSPVPIRGISDLVTYENLTAEIVQAHENLLNCQSELTAMQKKLDEVKRKHWCYLCLQEAVFDCCFTASYCSAECQRRDKKRHQATCKVNL